The genomic window ACCTCCTCGGCCTCGCACAGCGGCTCGCCGAGCCGGGCCGCGGCCGCGCTCACCGAGGTGATCCCGGGGACGACCTCGGTCGGGTAGCGGTGGGCCAGCCGCTTGTGCATGTGCTGGTACGAGCCGTAGAAGAGCGGATCGCCCTCCGCCAGCACGGCGACCGTCCGGCCCGCGTCGAGATGTGCCGCGAGCCGCTCCGCCGCCTCCTCGTAGAAGTCGTTGAGCGCGCCCCGGTAGCCGCCGGGGTGGTCGGTGGTCTCCACCGTGATCGGGTACATCAGCCGCTCCTCGATGTGGTCGGGGCGCAGGTGCTTCGCCACGATGGAGCGCGCGATGGAACGGCCGTGGCGGGCGCTGTGGTACGCCACGACATCCGCCTCGGCGATGACCTCGACGGCCCGCAGGGTCATCAGGGACGGATCGCCGGGCCCGAGCCCGACGCCGTAGAGCCGGCCGGTCCGCTGGGTGCTCATTCCGCCTCACTCGCGATCGCGTTGACCGCGGCGGCCGCCATGGCGCTGCCGCCGCGCCGGCCCCGCACCACCAGGTGCTCGACGCCGCTGCCGTGCCCGGCGAGCGCGTCCTTCGACTCGGCGGCGCCGATGAAGCCGACCGGGACGCCGATGACGGCGGCCGGGCGCGGCGCGCCCTCCCCGATCATCTCCAGCAGGCGGAAGAGGGCGGTGGGTGCGTTGCCGACGGCGACGACGGCGCCGTCGAGGCGGTCGCGCCACAGCTCCAGTGCGGCGGCGCTGCGGGTCGTGCCGAGCTCGGCGGCGAGCGCGGGCACGGACGGGTCGGAGAGCGTGCAGATCACGTCGTTGCCGGCGGGCAGCCGCTTGCGGGTGACGCCGCTGGCGACCATCTGCGCGTCGCACAGGACCGGCGCCCCGGCGCGCAGGGCGGCGCGGGCGCGGGCTACCACACCGGGCGAGTACGCGAGATCGCGCACCAGGTCGACCATGCCGCAGGCGTGGATCATCCGCACCGCGACCTGGCTCACGTCGGCGGGGAGCGCGGCGAGGTCGGCCTCGGCGCGGATGGTGGCAAAGGACTGGCGGTAGATCTTCGCCCCGTCCTTCTCGTAGTCGAACACGGTGCTCTCGCTCATTTCGTCGTCAGTGTGGTGCTGGTGGTGCGGGCCGCCGCGACGGTGGCGGCGAGTGAGGAGCGGGTGCAGGGCGCACCGTCGACCTCGTAGCGGCCGTCGGCCGTCGCGACGACGTCGGTCCAGTCGCCGTGCGGGTGCCCGCAGCGCCGTTCGCAGCCGGAGAAGTGGACCGGGAGTCCGCCTCGGCCGGGTGTCGCGTCCGCCCGTACGTCGGCGAGGGCCTTGCCGCAGCCGGGGCGGCCGGTGCAGGCGGTGGCGCCGTACCAGGGGGAGTCGGGGCGGGTGATGAACCCGGCGGCGTCGAGTGCGGCGAGGCGTGCCTCCGCCGCCGGCCGGTCGGCGAAACCGGGCACGACGACCCCGCGCCACGGGGTGAGCCGCACCTCGCCGCCGGGCACGGGCAGCAGCGCGCGCACCTGTGCGACGCCGAGCCGCCCGAGCGGCGCGCCGACGACCAGGGCCCATACGCCGGGCCCTTCCACGACCCCGGGAACGGGTCCTGCCCCGTTCCCGGGGGCGCCGCCCCCGGACCCCCGCGCCTCGAACTCCCCCAGGCGAAACGGCTCGCCGCAGGCGACGGCCACTTCCGCGCCGCCTCCCGGCAGCTCCCGCACCCGCCACGCCCTCGTCCCCGCCGCCTCCGCCGCCGCCAGGAACGCCTGCGCCGCCGCGAGCGCGGCCCGCGGCGCGTCCCGGCCAGGGACGCGGAAGGCCGCACGCCCGACGCGTACGAGCACCGCGCCCCCCGGCTCTGCGAGCAAGGTCACATCCGCGCCGAGCCCCGCCACATCGCCCCGCCCGTCGTCCAGCGCGAACAGGAAGCGGCCCGAGAGGCCCGCCGCCCAGGCGGTCGCGCACAGCAGCGCGTCCAGCTCGCGCGCCCACAACTGCACGTCGACGCAACCGAGTCCGTCGAGTCCGGCGAGCGGGGACGCCACGACGTTGCGCACCCGCTCGTGGGTGTCGGACGGCAGCAGCCCGGCTCCCCGCAGCAGTTCCGCGAGCTCCGCCCCGCAGCTCTCGCCGAGGCCGCGCAGTTCCGCGTTGCCCCGGGAGGTGATGCTCACCGCACCGTCGCCCAGCCGCTCCGCCGCGTCGGCCAGCGCGGAGACCTGATGTGGCGTCAACAATCCTGCGGGCAGCCGGAGTCGGGCCAGTCGCCCGTCGTCCGCCGCGTGCAGCCGCAGCGCGCCCGGGCAGGCGTCGCCCCGGTCCCTTATGCGAGTTTCGCCCGGGTCCGCCGGGGTTGAGGGTATGGGCGGCATGGCGGCGAGCATACTGCCGGCCGGGTGAGCCTTTACTATGCAGACGGCACAGGGTCCCCAGGACCCTAGGGAGGAAGCCCGGTGCGAATCCGGCGCGGTCCCGCCACTGTGAGCCAGGTCCTCGACGGCCTGGTGAGTCAGGAACTCCCGCCGACCACGACCACCCGGGGCGCGGAAACCCCGAGGAAGGCCTGCGCACGCGATGACGCACGCGACGACGGATCCGGCGACGCACCCGACGGTCCTGCTGCTGTCGACCTCCGACACCGACCTGCTCAGCGCCCGTGCCGCGCAGGGGCCGGTCCAGTACCGCTTCGCGAACCCTTCCCGCCTCCCGCTCGACGAGCTCCCGGGCCTGCTCGAAGGCACCGACCTCGTCGTCGTACGCCTCCTCGGCGGCATCCGCGCCTGGCAGGAGGGGATCGACGCGCTGCTCGCCCAGCAGCGGCCCGTCGTCGTGCTCACCGGCGAACAGGCCCCGGACGCCCAGCTGATGGAGGCGTCCACCGTCCCCATCGGCATCGCGGCCGAGGCGCACGCCTACCTCGCCCACGGCGGCCCGGGCAATCTGGAGCAGCTCGCCCGGTTCCTCTCCGACACGGTGCTGCTGACGGGCCACGGCTTCGTGCCCCCGGCCTCCGCCCCCACCTGGGGCCCCCTGGAGCGCACCCCCGAGGCCACCACCGGCCCCGTCATCGCCGTGCTCTACTACCGCGCCCACCACATGAGCGGCAACACCGCCTTCGTCGGCGCCCTGTGCGACGCCATCGAGGACGCCGGGGGCCGGGCCAGGCCGCTGTACGTGGCGTCCCTGCGCGCCCCCGAGCCCGAGCTCCTCGACCGGCTCCGCGACGCGGACGCCATCGTCACCACCGTTCTGGCCGCCGGCGGCACCAGGCCCGCCGAGGCGCAGGCGGGCGGCGACGACGAGTCCTGGGACGCGGGCGCGCTCGCCGGGCTCGACGTCCCCGTGCTCCAGGCCCTGTGCCTGACGGGACCGCGCGACGCCTGGGAGGAGAACGACGAAGGGCTTTCGCCGCTGGACGCCGCCAGCCAGGTCGCGGTCCCCGAGTTCGACGGGCGCCTCATCACCGTCCCGTTCTCCTTCAAGGAGATCGACGAGGACGGCCTCCCGGCGTACGTCGCCGACCCGGAGCGCGCCGCCCGCGTCGCCGGCATCGCCGTACGCCACGCCCGGCTGCGGCACATCCCGAACGCCGGGAAGCGGATCGCGCTCGTCCTGTCCGCGTACCCGACGAAGCACTCCCGTATCGGCAACGCCGTCGGCCTTGACACCCCCGCGTCCGCCGTCGCCCTGCTGCGCCGACTTCTCGACGAGGGCTACGACTTCGGCACGGAGGAGGTCCCCGGCCTGGTCTCCGGCGACGGCGACGAGCTGATCTACGCGCTCATCGAGGCGGGCGGCCACGACCAGGACTGGCTCACCGACGAGCAGCTCGCCCGCAACCCGGTCCGCATCCCGGCCGCCGACTACAAGCGCTGGTACGCGACCCTGCCCGCCGAACTGCGCGAGCGCGTCGAGGAGCACTGGGGCCCGGCGCCCGGCGAGATGTTCCTCGACCGCTCCCGTACCGCCGGAGGCGACCCGGACGGCGATATCGTCCTCGCCGCGCTGCGCCGTGGGAACCTGCTCGTCCTCATCCAGCCGCCGCGCGGCTTCGGCGAGAACCCGATCGCGATCTACCACGACCCCGATCTGCCGCCGTCCCACCACTATCTGGCCGCCTACCGCTGGATCGCGGCCCGGCAGGACGACGGGGGCTTCGGCGCCGACGCGGTGATCCACCTCGGCAAGCACGGCAACCTGGAGTGGCTCCCCGGCAAGAACGCGGGCCTGTCCGCCGCCTGCGCCCCCGACGCCGCCCTCGGCGATCTGCCGCTGGTGTACCCGTTCCTGGTCAACGACCCCGGCGAGGGCACCCAGGCCAAGCGCCGCGTGCACGCCACGCTCATCGACCACCTCGTCCCGCCGATGGCCCGCGCCGACTCGTACGGCGACATCGCACGCCTGGAGCAGCTGCTCGACGAGTACGCGCAGATCTCCGCCATGGACCCGGCGAAGCTCCCCGCGATCCGCGCCCAGATCTGGACGCTGATCCAGGCCGCCAGGCTCGACCACGACCTCGGCATGGACGACCGCCCCGACGACGACGGCTTCGACGACTTCCTGCTCCACGTCGACGGCTGGCTCTGCGAGGTCAAGGACGCCCAGATCCGCGACGGTCTGCATGTGCTGGGCGGCGCCCCGGCCGGCCCCGAGCGGGTCAACCTGGTCCTGTCGATCCTGCGCGCCCGGCAGATCTGGGGCGGTACGACGGCGCTGCCCGGGCTGCGCGAGGCGCTCGGCCTGGACGAGTCCGCCGCGAGCCGGACCACCGCGGACGAGGCGGAGGCCGCGGCCCGCGCACTGGTCGAGGCGATGGAGGAGGCGGACTGGAACCCGGCCGCGGTCGCCTCCGTGGCCGAGGGGCACGGACGTGCCGTCGCCGACATCCTCGGCTTCGCCGCCCGCGAGGTGGTCCCGCGCCTCGCCGCCACCACCGACGAACTCGACCACGCCGTCCACGCGCTGAACGGCGGTTTCGTCCCCGCGGGCCCGTCCGGTTCGCCGCTGCGCGGGCTTGTCAACGTCCTGCCGACCGGCCGCAACTTCTACTCCGTTGACCCCAAGGCCGTGCCGTCGCGCCTCGCCTGGGAGACCGGCCAGGCCCTCGCCGACTCGCTGCTGACGCGCTACCGCACCGACAACGGCGAATGGCCGACCTCCGTCGGCCTCTCCCTGTGGGGCACAAGCGCGATGCGCACCGCAGGCGACGACGTCGCCGAGGCGCTGGCGCTGCTGGGTGTGCGCCCGGTCTGGGACGACGCCTCGCGCCGTGTCACCGGTCTGGAGCCGGTCCCGGCCGCCGAGCTGGGCCGCCCGCGCATCGACGTCACGCTTCGCATCTCCGGCTTCTTCCGGGACGCGTTCCCGCATGTCATCGGCCTGCTCGACGACGCCGTACGGCTCGCCGCCTCGCTCGACGAGCCCGCCGACGTCAACTTCGTACGGGCCCACGCCCAGGCCGACCTCGCCGTCCACGGCGACGAACGCCGCGCCACGACCCGTATCTTCGGCTCCCGGCCGGGCACGTACGGTGCGGGACTGCTCCAGCTGATCGACTCCCGCGACTGGCGCACCGACGCCGATCTCGCCGAGGTGTACACGGTGTGGGGCGGTTACGCGTACGGCCGCGGCCTCGAAGGCCGCCCGGCGCGCGACGAGATGGAGACGGCGTACCGGCGGATCGCGGTCGCGGCGAAGAACACGGACACGCGCGAGCACGACATCGCCGACTCGGACGACTACTTCCAGTACCACGGCGGCATGGTCGCCACGGTCCGCGCCCTGCGCGGCACGGCCCCCGCCGCGTACATCGGCGACTCGACCCGGCCGGAGACGGTCCGTACGCGCACGCTCGTGGAGGAGACCTCGCGGGTCTTCCGCGCCCGGGTCGTCAACCCGAAGTGGATCGAGGCGATGCGGCACCACGGGTACAAGGGGGCGTTCGAACTCGCCGCGACCGTGGACTACTTGTTCGGCTACGACGCGACGACCGGCGTCATCGCCGACTGGATGTACGACAAGCTCACGGAGACGTACGTCCTGGACCCGGAGAACCGGGAGTTCCTCCAGCAGGCCAACCCCTGGGCGCTGCACGGCATCGCCGAGCGGCTCCTGGAGGCGGAGTCCCGCGGGATGTGGGCGAAGCCGGACCCCGCGGTCCTCGAAGCGCTGCGCCAGGTCTTCCTGGAGACGGAGGGCAACCTGGAGGACGGCGGAGCCTAGCGAGGAGCGGGGGGGGCGGCTTCGTGCAGCCCCCCCGCCCGGTGAACCTGCTTCGAGACCCCTGCTCGGCACCGTGTCAGGCGCGGGCGGACTCCAGCTCCGCGAGGTCCAGCCGCTCGATGTCCTTGACGATGACGACGTAGCTCACGACCGCCATCGCGGCACACACGCTCACGAACGCCAGCGCCAGGTCGAACGAGCCCGTCGCGTCGATGATGTAGCCGATCACCAGCGGCGTCACGATCCCCGCCACCGCGCCGAAGGTGTTGAAGACGCCGCCCGCGAGCCCGGCGATCTCCTTCGGCGAGACGTCCGCCATCACGGCCCAGCCCAGCGCGCCGAGCCCCTTGCCGAAGAAGGACAGCGACATGATCAGCACGACGAGCCAGTCGGCCGTCACGTAGTTGCAGACGATGATGCTGGTGGACAGCAGCAGACCGGTGACGATCGGGATCTTGCGCGCCACCGTGAGGCTGACGCCGCGCCGCGCGAGCAGGTCGGACAGGAACCCGCCGAGCACCCCGCCCGCGAAGCCGCACAGCGCCGGCAGGGAGGCGACGAAGCCCGCCTCCAGGATGGTCATCCCGCGCTCCTGGACCAGGTAGACGGGGAACCAGGTCAGGAAGAACCAGGTGATCGTGTTGATGAAGTACTGACCCACGAACACACCGAGCATGGTGCGGTTCCTCAGCAGCGCCTTGATGTGGCGCAGGTTCTCCCTGCCCGCGGTGGCGGCCTCCTGCTTGCGGGCCTCGGCGGCGTCCGCGGGCGCGTCCATGTCGATCAGGGCGCCGCCGGCGCCGATGTGGTCGAGCTCGCCCTTCGTCATCCGCGGGTGGCTGCGCGGGGGGTGGATGACCCGGGTCCAGATCAGCGCGAGGGCGACGCCGACTCCGCCGACGACGGTGAAGACGTGCTCCCAGCCCATGGTGACCACGAGCCAGCCCATCAGCGGGGCGAAGGCCACGGTCGCGAAGTACTGGGCGGAGTTGAACAGGGCGGCGGCGAATCCGCGTTCCTTGGTGGGGAACCAGGCGGCGACGATGCGCGAGTTGCCGGGGAAGGACGGCGCCTCGGCGAGGCCGACGAGGAAGCGCAGGACGAACAGCAGCGCCACGGCCGCACCGGCGAAGAAGCCGATGGCGCCCTGGAGCATGGTGAAGACCGACCAGAGGAAGATCGCCGCGCCGTAGACCTTCTTCGACCCGTAGCGGTCGAGCAGCCAGCCGCCGGGTATCTGGGCGATGAGATACGACCAGGAGAAGGCGGAGAAGAGGACGCCCAGCTCGCCGGAGCTGATGCCGAGGTCCTTCTGCATCGAGTCACCGGCGATCGAGAGCGTGGCCCGGTCGGCGTAGTTGATCGTGGTGACGAGGAACAGCATCGCCAGGATCCAGTACCTGAGGCGGCCTGCTGTGATGGCGCGGACGGCGGTAACCGGCTTGTCCTGCCGGTCGAGAGCTGTCATGAGGGTCGATCTCCTAGACCTGCGGTGGGCGGCTCACGCCGCCGTGTGGTCCAAGCCACAGCACCAGCGGCTGGGTGTCGACCGTAGGTTCGCTTCTCATTGCCGTCTACATTGATTTTTGTAGGCTGCAATACCTTCTCGGCATCACAGGTGCCGCAGCAGTGCGTGCAGGGCGGGGTTGTCGTTGTTCTTCCGCCATGCCAGGTTCAGTTCGACTGGCTGGGGAGCGGGCAGCGCCACGGGCCTGAAGGTGATGCCCGCGAAGCGCATCTGCGCGGCCGTCTCGGGGACCAGTGCGATGCCCCAGCCCGCGTTGACCATCGCCAGGATGCTGTGGACCTGGCTGAGGTACTGGATGAAGGCGGGCGACACCTGTGCGGCGCGGAAGACGCTGATCAGCAGCTCGTGGAAGTAGCGCGCCTCCACGGGCGAGTACATCAGGAACTCCTGCCCGTCGAAGTCCTCGACCCGCAGCTCCTCCTCCCGGGTGGCGAGGGGGTGGCCGGTCGGCAGGGCCGCGAGCAGACCCTCCCGTATCGCCGGACGGGTCTCCAGGTCGGGCCCGGTGGCCGCGGGGCGCACCATGCCCAGATCCAGGGCGCCTTCGGTGAGGGCCTCCAGCTGGTCGCGGGTGACCATCTCGCGCAGCACGATCTCGGTGCGCGGCATGGTCTCGCGGGCGATGCCGAGCAGCTTGCCGAGGGTGGAGTAGGCGCTCGCCGCCGTGAAGCCGATGGCGATCGCGCCGGCCTCACCGACGGAGACCTGCCGCACGGCGAGGGTGGCGTGCTCGGCCTGGCGCAGGATGCGGCGCGCCTCGTTGAGGAAGGCCCGCCCCGCGGGAGTCAGCCGCACGGACCGGTTCGTGCGGTCCAGCAACTGCACGCGCAGCTCGTTCTCCAGCAGCTGGATCTGCCTGCTCAGCGGCGGCTGCGTCATCTGGAGCCGCTCGGCGGCCCGGGTGAAATGCAGCTCCTCGGCGACGGCCACAAAGCTGATCAGTTGCGTCAGCGTGAACAACCATGCCCTCCCGGTATCAGTGGATGCAAAAGTTATGTTGGACGTGGATCAATCGTCGACCTTAGCGTCAGAGGGCGAACGACAGGCCCCAAGCCCGGAACGCCCGCCTCACACCCAGGGACACGATGTGGTGACCACGACGCAGACGACCGCCAACGCCGCACACACCGCAGGCGACGCGACGCTCGACAGGATCTCCTGGATCAAGCTCTCCTCGGTGACCCTGCCGCTGGCCACCCCGGTCAGCGACGCCAAGGTGCTGACGGGACGCCAGAAGCCCATGACCGAGGTGGCCTTCCTCTTCGTGGAGCTCGCCACCGAAGCGGGCCACGAGGGCGTCGGCTTCAGCTACTCCAAGCGCGCGGGCGGCCCCGGCCAGTTCGCCCACGCCAAGGAGCTCGCCCCGGACCTGATCGGCGAGGACCCCAGCGACATCGGTCGGCTGTGGACCAAGCTCTGCTGGGCCGGCGCCTCGGTGGGCCGCAGCGGCCTCGCCACCCAGGCCATCGCCGCGTTCGACATCGCCCTGTGGGACCTGAAGGCCAAGCGCGCCGGCCTGCCGCTGGCCAAACTCCTCGGCGCCCACCGCGATTCCGTCCGCTGCTACAACACCTCCGGGGGCTTCCTGCACTCGCCCACCGAGGAGGTGCTGGAGAACGCCACCGCCTCGCTCGCCAGCGGCATCGGCGGCCTGAAGATCAAGGTCGGCCACCCCGACGGCAAGCAGGACCTGCGCCGGCTGACCTCGGTGCGCGAGCACATCGGCGACGACGTGCCGCTCATGGTCGACGCCAACCAGCAGTGGGACCGCCCCACCGCCCAGCGCATGGGCCGGGCACTGGAGGAGTTCGGCCTCGTGTGGATCGAGGAGCCGCTGGACGCGTACGACGCCCAGGGCCACGCCGCCCTCGCCGCGTCCCTCGACACCCCGGTCGCCACCGGCGAGATGCTCGCCAGCGTCGCCGAGCACTGGGAGCTGATCCGTGCGGGCGCCGCGGACATCATCCAGCCCGACGCCCCGCGCATCGGTGGCATCACCCAGTTCCTCAAGCTGGCCGCGCTCGCCGACCTCCACCACCTTCAGCTCGCGCCGCACTACGCCATGGAGATCCACCTCCATCTGGCCGCCGCGTACCCGAGCGAGCCGTGGGTGGAGCACTTCGACTGGCTGGAGCCGCTCTTCAACGAGCGGATGCACATCAGCGACGGCCGGATGCACGTCCCCTCCCGCCCCGGCCTGGGCATCACCCTCAGCGAGCAGGCCCGCGCCTGGACCCGGGCCGAGTGCGAGGTCGGCAAGCGCGCCTGACGCCCCGGCGCCCGGCCGCGGACCCGCGGCCGGGCGCCGCCACGCACCGTCGTGGCGCCGTCGTCCCTCTTCCTTCCCTCTGGAGCAGTACGCAGATGACGTCCTTCACCCCGGCCGAGCTCGGCCGCCGTATCGGGTCCGGGCTGCTGTCCTTCCCGGTGACCCACTTCACGGCCGACCTGTCCTTCGACGAGAGCGCCTACCGCGAGCACATCGCCCGCCTCGCGGGATACGAGGTCGGCGGCCTCTTCGCCGCCGGAGGGACCGGTGAGTTCTTCTCGCTCACCCCCGACGAGGTGGAGCGGGTCGTCGCCGCCGCCGTGCAGACCGCCCCCGAGGGCACCCCGATCCTCGCCCCGGCCGGCTACGGCACCCGTACCGCCGTCGAGCTGGCCGCCGCCGCGGAGGGCGCCGGGGCCGACGGGATCCTGCTCTTCCCGCCGTACCTCACCGAGGCGGGACAGCAGGGCCTGGCCGAGCACGTCGAGGCCGTCTGCCGCGCCACCTCCCTCGGCGTCGTCGTCTACAGCCGCGCCAACGCCGTCTACACCGCCGACACCCTCGCCCGGCTCGCCGACCGCTGCCCCAACCTCATCGGCTACAAGGACGGCGTCGGCGACATCGACGCCATGACCCGCATCCACACCCGTCTCGGCGAACGCCTCACCTACATCGGCGGCCTGCCGACCGCCGAGACCTTCGCCCTTCCCTACCTCGAACTCGGCGTCACGACCTACTCGTCCGCCATCTTCAACTTCCTGCCGGAGCTCGCCCTGGAGTTCTACGGCGCCGTCCGCGACCGCCGCCACGACACCGTCGTCAAGCTGCTCAAGGACTTCGTCCTGCCCTACACCGCCATCCGCAACCGGCAGCCCGGATACGCGGTGAGCATCGTCAAGGCGGGCATGACCGCCGTCGGCCACGGCGCGGGCCCCGTCCGCCCGCCGCTGACCGACCTCACGGCCGGCGAGCACGACGAGCTCGCCGCGCTGATCGGCGGACTGGCGTAAGGATTCCGTCATCGGTGGAATCGCCCGCTCCTCCCTCACCTGGACTTCAATGGGCTCATGAGGAAGTCAGTGATCTCCGCCGTCGTGGTCGTGGCCGCGGTACTCGTCACCGCCGGTCTGTACTGGTTCCAGCCCTGGCGGCTCTGGGTGGACCAGACCGTGCGGGACGAGCTGCCCGCGGCTGCGCCTCCGTCGGCAGCCCCGTCGGCCCCGGCAGAGTCGGGAAATCCGGTGCCCGGCGGTCCCAGGACCCTCGCCACGGGGACGTTCATCAGCCATGAGCACGCCACCGAGGGCACGGTCAGGATCATCGAGCTCCCCGACGGCAGCCGCACGCTGCGGCTGGAGGGCCTGGACACCAGCAACGGCCCCGACCTGCGGGTCTGGGTCACCGACGCACCGGTGAAGGAGGGCGTGGCGGGCTGGCGCGTCTTCGACGACGGCGCGTACGTCAGCCTCGGCAAGCTCAAGGGCAACAAGGGCGACCAGAACTACGCGCTCCCCGCCGACGTCGATCTCGGCACGTACACCAGCGTCGCCATCTGGTGCGACCGCTTCGACGTCTCTTTCGGCGCGGCGGAGCTGTCGAAGGCGGCCGCGTAGCCTGAGAGCACGATGAACATCTTCACCACGTCACGGGGCGACCTCGGACTCGCCCGCTTCCCCGAGGACCCCCGTGACCAGCTCCGCGCCTGGGACGCCTCCGACGAGTACCTGCTGCGCCACCTCGAGGGCGAGACGCCCGAGGGCGCCGTCGTCGTCGTGGGCGACCGCTGGGGCGCCCTGGTCACCGCGCTCGCCGCGCACCGGCCGGTGCAGATCACCGACTCGTACCTGACTCAGCAGGCGACCCGCGCCAACCTGGCGCGCAACCGCACACCGGACGAGGCCGCCGGCGTACGGCTGCTGTCGACGCAGGACACGCCTCCGGACCGGATCGACGTACTGCTGGTACGCGTCCCCAAGAGCCTCGCGCTCCTGGAGGACCAGCTCCAGCGGCTCGCACCGCACCTGCACGCGGAGACACTCGTCGTGGGCACGGGCATGGTGACCGAGATCCACACCTCGACGCTTCGGCTGTTCGAGCGGATCGTCGGCCCGACCAGGACCTCGCTGGCCGTGAAGAAGGCCCGGCTGATCTTCTGCACCCCGGATCCGGACCGCACGGGAACGGCGGCGGTGGCGGGCGAGCCCTGGCCGCGGAGCTACGAGCTGCCCGGCGGCATCGGAGCGATGTCGGGACGGACCGTCACCAACCACGCGGGCATCTTCTGCGCCGACCGTCTCGACATCGGCACCCGCTTCTTCCTGCAGCACCTGCCGCAGCCCCGCGGCCCGGTCCGCGTCGTCGACCTCGGCTGCGGAAACGGTGTCGTCGGGACGGCCGTGGCCGTCGCCGACCCCGAGGCCGACGTGGTGTTCACGGACGAGTCGTTCCAGGCGGTGGCCTCGGCCGAGGCGACGTTCCGGGCGAACACCGGACCGTCGGCCCAGGCCGAGTTCCTGGTCGGCGACGGGCTCGCGGGCGTGGCGC from Streptomyces formicae includes these protein-coding regions:
- a CDS encoding precorrin-8X methylmutase, translating into MSESTVFDYEKDGAKIYRQSFATIRAEADLAALPADVSQVAVRMIHACGMVDLVRDLAYSPGVVARARAALRAGAPVLCDAQMVASGVTRKRLPAGNDVICTLSDPSVPALAAELGTTRSAAALELWRDRLDGAVVAVGNAPTALFRLLEMIGEGAPRPAAVIGVPVGFIGAAESKDALAGHGSGVEHLVVRGRRGGSAMAAAAVNAIASEAE
- a CDS encoding cobalamin biosynthesis protein CobG, with amino-acid sequence MLAAMPPIPSTPADPGETRIRDRGDACPGALRLHAADDGRLARLRLPAGLLTPHQVSALADAAERLGDGAVSITSRGNAELRGLGESCGAELAELLRGAGLLPSDTHERVRNVVASPLAGLDGLGCVDVQLWARELDALLCATAWAAGLSGRFLFALDDGRGDVAGLGADVTLLAEPGGAVLVRVGRAAFRVPGRDAPRAALAAAQAFLAAAEAAGTRAWRVRELPGGGAEVAVACGEPFRLGEFEARGSGGGAPGNGAGPVPGVVEGPGVWALVVGAPLGRLGVAQVRALLPVPGGEVRLTPWRGVVVPGFADRPAAEARLAALDAAGFITRPDSPWYGATACTGRPGCGKALADVRADATPGRGGLPVHFSGCERRCGHPHGDWTDVVATADGRYEVDGAPCTRSSLAATVAAARTTSTTLTTK
- the cobN gene encoding cobaltochelatase subunit CobN, producing MTHATTDPATHPTVLLLSTSDTDLLSARAAQGPVQYRFANPSRLPLDELPGLLEGTDLVVVRLLGGIRAWQEGIDALLAQQRPVVVLTGEQAPDAQLMEASTVPIGIAAEAHAYLAHGGPGNLEQLARFLSDTVLLTGHGFVPPASAPTWGPLERTPEATTGPVIAVLYYRAHHMSGNTAFVGALCDAIEDAGGRARPLYVASLRAPEPELLDRLRDADAIVTTVLAAGGTRPAEAQAGGDDESWDAGALAGLDVPVLQALCLTGPRDAWEENDEGLSPLDAASQVAVPEFDGRLITVPFSFKEIDEDGLPAYVADPERAARVAGIAVRHARLRHIPNAGKRIALVLSAYPTKHSRIGNAVGLDTPASAVALLRRLLDEGYDFGTEEVPGLVSGDGDELIYALIEAGGHDQDWLTDEQLARNPVRIPAADYKRWYATLPAELRERVEEHWGPAPGEMFLDRSRTAGGDPDGDIVLAALRRGNLLVLIQPPRGFGENPIAIYHDPDLPPSHHYLAAYRWIAARQDDGGFGADAVIHLGKHGNLEWLPGKNAGLSAACAPDAALGDLPLVYPFLVNDPGEGTQAKRRVHATLIDHLVPPMARADSYGDIARLEQLLDEYAQISAMDPAKLPAIRAQIWTLIQAARLDHDLGMDDRPDDDGFDDFLLHVDGWLCEVKDAQIRDGLHVLGGAPAGPERVNLVLSILRARQIWGGTTALPGLREALGLDESAASRTTADEAEAAARALVEAMEEADWNPAAVASVAEGHGRAVADILGFAAREVVPRLAATTDELDHAVHALNGGFVPAGPSGSPLRGLVNVLPTGRNFYSVDPKAVPSRLAWETGQALADSLLTRYRTDNGEWPTSVGLSLWGTSAMRTAGDDVAEALALLGVRPVWDDASRRVTGLEPVPAAELGRPRIDVTLRISGFFRDAFPHVIGLLDDAVRLAASLDEPADVNFVRAHAQADLAVHGDERRATTRIFGSRPGTYGAGLLQLIDSRDWRTDADLAEVYTVWGGYAYGRGLEGRPARDEMETAYRRIAVAAKNTDTREHDIADSDDYFQYHGGMVATVRALRGTAPAAYIGDSTRPETVRTRTLVEETSRVFRARVVNPKWIEAMRHHGYKGAFELAATVDYLFGYDATTGVIADWMYDKLTETYVLDPENREFLQQANPWALHGIAERLLEAESRGMWAKPDPAVLEALRQVFLETEGNLEDGGA
- a CDS encoding MFS transporter, coding for MTALDRQDKPVTAVRAITAGRLRYWILAMLFLVTTINYADRATLSIAGDSMQKDLGISSGELGVLFSAFSWSYLIAQIPGGWLLDRYGSKKVYGAAIFLWSVFTMLQGAIGFFAGAAVALLFVLRFLVGLAEAPSFPGNSRIVAAWFPTKERGFAAALFNSAQYFATVAFAPLMGWLVVTMGWEHVFTVVGGVGVALALIWTRVIHPPRSHPRMTKGELDHIGAGGALIDMDAPADAAEARKQEAATAGRENLRHIKALLRNRTMLGVFVGQYFINTITWFFLTWFPVYLVQERGMTILEAGFVASLPALCGFAGGVLGGFLSDLLARRGVSLTVARKIPIVTGLLLSTSIIVCNYVTADWLVVLIMSLSFFGKGLGALGWAVMADVSPKEIAGLAGGVFNTFGAVAGIVTPLVIGYIIDATGSFDLALAFVSVCAAMAVVSYVVIVKDIERLDLAELESARA
- a CDS encoding LysR substrate-binding domain-containing protein gives rise to the protein MFTLTQLISFVAVAEELHFTRAAERLQMTQPPLSRQIQLLENELRVQLLDRTNRSVRLTPAGRAFLNEARRILRQAEHATLAVRQVSVGEAGAIAIGFTAASAYSTLGKLLGIARETMPRTEIVLREMVTRDQLEALTEGALDLGMVRPAATGPDLETRPAIREGLLAALPTGHPLATREEELRVEDFDGQEFLMYSPVEARYFHELLISVFRAAQVSPAFIQYLSQVHSILAMVNAGWGIALVPETAAQMRFAGITFRPVALPAPQPVELNLAWRKNNDNPALHALLRHL
- a CDS encoding L-talarate/galactarate dehydratase, which gives rise to MVTTTQTTANAAHTAGDATLDRISWIKLSSVTLPLATPVSDAKVLTGRQKPMTEVAFLFVELATEAGHEGVGFSYSKRAGGPGQFAHAKELAPDLIGEDPSDIGRLWTKLCWAGASVGRSGLATQAIAAFDIALWDLKAKRAGLPLAKLLGAHRDSVRCYNTSGGFLHSPTEEVLENATASLASGIGGLKIKVGHPDGKQDLRRLTSVREHIGDDVPLMVDANQQWDRPTAQRMGRALEEFGLVWIEEPLDAYDAQGHAALAASLDTPVATGEMLASVAEHWELIRAGAADIIQPDAPRIGGITQFLKLAALADLHHLQLAPHYAMEIHLHLAAAYPSEPWVEHFDWLEPLFNERMHISDGRMHVPSRPGLGITLSEQARAWTRAECEVGKRA